A stretch of Candidatus Jidaibacter acanthamoeba DNA encodes these proteins:
- a CDS encoding tetratricopeptide repeat protein, translating to MESEVDFNSKLYKQSLNYFNCNTKSNTNSFTISPAKLMELIGSAYKIPIAKKLENIIAQISSKIFEGYVFPSEWAMPFKSLMLYYHKLYPHDKLIYVLSISNFVTICDRNGLREIEEQVVNIDKLFSNAEIILEEVNNKNSQQFIETKVKLLVNRALYLRHNERFEESNNDYEQLLIAAKHANNSVVNKLGWFYALTGLADILDRKGKYSDALNKYKEAEEVLRDAPDQIKDPLLPCLWEKQGNELYHLKYYKEAEINYLNALKARQKKFKKDNIYTSNVYHNLGILYKEIGQFNDKTEQCLSGAFSCLKKALQIRKKYLNKNHPHIAITLKHLGDSYLETGQCRSAITHYKKAIEIRKKTKNLRESIYMANLLNSLAVAYLFDNEQGEAAAKFVEASRVFNSFTNINLSTNQRFYTEFLRILNTKLNY from the coding sequence ATGGAAAGCGAAGTTGACTTTAATTCTAAGCTTTACAAACAGAGTTTAAATTATTTTAATTGTAATACAAAATCTAATACAAACTCCTTCACCATATCACCAGCAAAGCTAATGGAACTGATTGGGTCGGCATACAAAATTCCTATAGCAAAAAAACTGGAAAATATAATAGCTCAAATATCATCTAAAATTTTTGAAGGATATGTCTTTCCAAGTGAATGGGCTATGCCATTTAAAAGTTTAATGCTATATTATCATAAGTTATATCCTCACGATAAGTTGATATATGTACTTAGTATTAGTAATTTTGTAACCATATGTGATCGTAATGGGTTGAGGGAAATAGAAGAGCAAGTAGTCAACATTGATAAACTATTTTCTAATGCTGAGATTATTCTTGAGGAAGTTAATAATAAAAATTCGCAACAATTCATTGAAACAAAAGTTAAATTATTAGTAAATAGAGCCTTATATTTGCGCCATAATGAGCGGTTTGAGGAAAGTAATAATGATTATGAGCAATTACTGATAGCAGCTAAGCATGCTAATAATTCTGTAGTGAATAAGCTAGGATGGTTTTATGCTTTAACAGGCTTGGCGGATATATTGGATAGAAAGGGTAAATATAGTGATGCTTTAAATAAGTACAAAGAAGCAGAAGAGGTATTAAGAGATGCTCCTGATCAAATAAAAGATCCACTTTTACCTTGCTTGTGGGAAAAGCAAGGTAACGAACTATACCATCTAAAATATTATAAAGAAGCTGAAATAAATTATTTAAATGCTTTAAAAGCTAGGCAGAAAAAATTTAAAAAAGATAATATATATACTTCAAATGTATATCATAATCTAGGAATCCTTTATAAAGAAATAGGCCAGTTCAATGACAAAACAGAGCAGTGCCTTAGTGGTGCATTTTCATGTTTGAAAAAAGCCCTTCAAATAAGAAAAAAATACTTAAATAAAAACCATCCACATATAGCAATAACTTTGAAGCACTTAGGAGATAGTTATCTTGAAACAGGGCAATGCAGATCAGCAATTACTCATTATAAAAAAGCTATTGAAATACGAAAAAAAACTAAAAATTTAAGAGAATCAATATATATGGCTAACTTACTGAACTCTCTAGCTGTTGCTTATTTATTTGATAATGAGCAGGGAGAAGCTGCAGCAAAATTTGTAGAGGCAAGTCGAGTATTTAACAGTTTTACTAATATTAATTTAAGCACTAACCAAAGATTTTATACTGAATTTTTACGGATTTTAAATACAAAACTTAATTATTAA
- a CDS encoding DUF294 nucleotidyltransferase-like domain-containing protein, with product MSRNPNKTTKPNYSLSFKEEETLEQIVHSIDKIDDYHTLYALFNNAVRQNNEVKLKLFLASGIKIKERHKDNITIKKFLANERKPGNLVDNNLLQALQSDFDYLLDKEDGSNNEFNYVFKNISEKFKNKTLRNLAKAEIKQQIKFAEESQKGKLLELYGNLLLWQIYYGEVNTSDYRELFLPAAKLYNGAIMSNLTHGNPQQNNYIKDKLGLLEKKYIKLCFFKHRGAGSLEEFNYKNRIDIYLNRIKLIRESVAYMLNHNVVITVINQFICKSIKNLVKDIIVESEDYLGLSTSSICEYAIIGLGSMSRNEITTHSDLELMILKNKSPKSNDKYFEDLINLVQLKIINFGETRFTEQELITYGLSDKEEIPELLTLKNLFLEARSPTKRGISLDSSEITPLKTNLLHSFIGTPKELADVVIKFREYDFNSRIVSELVSFTYIHGSIKAPLLLEEYKDLIQKKFLTRKREEVLSRLKKDIEFFVPHLTYDENSGKLLMLAKHDIYRVFDRIIDGFALLEDVKKHTSGTERLNDLKVIKAYIEDTQEIEEAIRYFLALRLKTYLYYNAQKEDVYLEYGNSNFSGIEKQKDVYCLNKEQAKILLTHYQTIKIFYFQIKDYLYLKDINIFKDFGLHKHQSFAAIGDNYKKLHYYKIAESFYKDAEALSSMAKHKKENKLGNLYLTLGDYTKALEKFEEGLNEEENPVKQLKLNLAVAKCLLFTNQYKKALQHIENISKDKSIKDISNEKNFITLWTLRNEIYAIYQISESIPLKEVTETFNNKLNNKLYWLYESCSFLDKNIITYFKDINGVLGLQSLQVYYQKLLVEIKAESRCTAFKLLQAKLYYNLGAICQLIGENKDNYLKAKNYFKQAEIIYSKYKSKAAVKLQVTLEEDAACCLINVSCLYRDTYQYAKAIKYAYKALEYFEKLSKNIHHGIHYKLITIYELLRESYSALGNRSESSTYKIKIAELNYRINGRYEFGLNTLKEPLVSKHVENQPAHELGLRPAIWNIPDNAEYFTKREQLIDKITANLQNAESKVLVIAGLEGSGKSQIALYYANTNREKYKSMIRWLKANDDVVLEAEYRDFAKTLGINTEEKNITELIGLVRSELQVIPGLLLIFDGAQNYKSISSYIHKQSNIHILITSSNQNWGIWPSINIRRFEENEAIEYIFKIIEKASKEEVCLLTNKLGYFPLALAQAATFIKQNNYYLSIKEYLNIYKTCWNELMAQPVFPQDNYDKTIFSILNTSLKRIQDNIPALDLLRLCAYTHLDGIPYEFAESWFKMKDGLDEGIAKLKVCQAICLLKNYSLIEIDSNQFYAYTFFKKLIKARYKFENYEKEIIENLLVNLNDLSMIPDTYKPTSYPLTQADMGDTIKPFKIDKDEQEINLGVNRYITSSPTPVLNKLPNKRGFDELKQAGISRSRDHKINTPPLKKQNRTETPLQHPCVIEKTKKKAGIQF from the coding sequence ATGTCAAGAAACCCCAATAAAACTACTAAACCTAATTATAGTTTATCTTTTAAAGAGGAGGAAACGCTTGAACAAATAGTTCATTCAATAGATAAAATAGATGATTACCATACTTTGTATGCTCTATTCAACAATGCTGTCAGACAAAACAATGAAGTTAAACTAAAACTGTTTCTAGCAAGCGGCATAAAAATTAAGGAACGACATAAAGATAATATTACGATAAAAAAATTTTTAGCAAATGAAAGAAAACCAGGTAACTTAGTAGATAATAATTTATTACAAGCCCTGCAAAGCGATTTTGATTATTTATTAGATAAAGAGGATGGAAGTAATAATGAATTTAATTATGTTTTTAAAAATATTAGTGAAAAATTTAAAAATAAAACGTTAAGAAATTTAGCAAAAGCGGAAATAAAACAACAAATAAAATTTGCTGAAGAATCTCAAAAAGGAAAATTATTAGAGCTATATGGAAATTTGCTTTTATGGCAAATATATTATGGAGAAGTCAATACTTCAGACTACCGAGAATTATTTCTTCCTGCTGCTAAACTTTACAACGGAGCCATTATGAGTAATTTGACTCATGGAAATCCGCAACAAAATAATTATATTAAAGATAAGCTTGGGTTATTAGAAAAAAAATATATCAAGTTATGTTTTTTTAAACACCGAGGCGCAGGGTCATTAGAAGAATTTAATTATAAAAACAGGATAGATATATATCTTAATCGAATAAAGCTAATCAGAGAAAGCGTAGCTTATATGCTTAATCATAATGTAGTTATTACTGTTATTAATCAATTTATTTGTAAATCAATAAAAAATTTAGTAAAGGATATTATTGTTGAAAGTGAAGATTATTTAGGGCTATCTACTTCAAGTATATGTGAATATGCCATTATCGGTCTCGGCTCTATGAGTCGAAATGAAATTACCACTCATTCCGACTTGGAATTAATGATACTAAAAAACAAAAGCCCTAAAAGTAATGATAAATATTTTGAAGATTTAATTAATTTAGTGCAATTAAAAATTATAAATTTCGGGGAGACAAGATTCACTGAACAAGAGTTAATTACTTACGGCTTAAGCGATAAAGAAGAAATTCCTGAATTGCTGACTTTAAAAAACTTATTTTTGGAAGCACGCAGCCCCACTAAGAGAGGTATCAGCTTAGACAGTTCAGAAATTACTCCGCTTAAAACAAATTTGCTGCATTCATTTATAGGTACTCCAAAAGAGTTAGCAGATGTAGTAATCAAATTTAGAGAATACGACTTTAACTCAAGGATCGTAAGTGAGCTAGTATCATTTACATATATTCACGGTAGCATTAAAGCCCCTTTACTCTTGGAAGAATATAAAGATTTAATACAAAAAAAATTTTTAACAAGAAAAAGAGAGGAAGTTTTAAGCAGGTTAAAAAAAGATATAGAGTTTTTTGTTCCTCACTTAACATATGATGAAAATAGCGGCAAATTACTAATGTTAGCGAAGCATGACATATATCGAGTATTTGATCGGATTATAGATGGTTTTGCTTTATTGGAGGATGTAAAAAAGCATACCTCGGGTACCGAACGGTTAAATGATTTAAAAGTAATAAAAGCTTATATTGAAGATACCCAAGAGATAGAAGAGGCAATAAGGTATTTTTTAGCGTTAAGGTTGAAGACATATTTATATTACAACGCACAAAAAGAAGATGTGTATCTGGAATACGGAAACAGTAATTTCTCAGGCATAGAAAAGCAAAAAGATGTTTATTGCTTGAATAAAGAGCAAGCGAAGATATTACTTACGCATTATCAAACTATAAAAATATTCTATTTCCAAATCAAAGATTACTTATATTTAAAAGATATTAATATCTTTAAAGATTTTGGTTTACACAAGCACCAGTCATTCGCTGCTATAGGTGATAATTATAAGAAACTGCATTACTATAAAATTGCTGAAAGCTTTTATAAGGATGCTGAAGCGCTATCCTCCATGGCAAAACACAAAAAAGAGAACAAACTCGGCAACCTATATTTAACATTAGGAGATTATACTAAAGCTTTAGAAAAATTTGAGGAAGGTTTGAATGAAGAAGAAAATCCGGTAAAACAATTAAAATTAAATTTGGCTGTAGCTAAATGCCTCTTGTTTACTAACCAATATAAGAAAGCTTTGCAGCATATAGAAAATATATCTAAGGATAAGAGCATAAAAGACATTTCTAATGAAAAAAATTTTATTACCTTATGGACATTGAGGAATGAGATATATGCTATTTATCAAATTAGTGAAAGCATACCTTTAAAAGAAGTTACGGAAACCTTTAATAATAAACTAAATAATAAATTATATTGGCTTTATGAAAGTTGCAGTTTTCTAGACAAAAACATTATAACCTATTTTAAAGATATTAACGGAGTACTTGGACTTCAAAGTTTACAAGTTTATTATCAAAAGCTTTTAGTAGAAATTAAAGCAGAGTCCAGATGTACCGCATTTAAGTTACTTCAGGCAAAACTTTATTATAATTTAGGAGCTATTTGTCAATTAATCGGAGAGAATAAAGATAATTATTTGAAAGCAAAAAATTATTTTAAGCAGGCTGAGATAATATATAGTAAGTATAAAAGCAAGGCAGCCGTAAAGTTACAGGTCACACTTGAAGAAGACGCTGCCTGTTGTTTAATAAACGTCAGTTGTCTCTATCGTGATACATATCAATATGCGAAGGCGATAAAATATGCATATAAAGCATTAGAGTATTTTGAGAAGCTTTCCAAAAACATACATCATGGCATACATTATAAGCTAATCACAATATATGAATTATTAAGAGAAAGTTATAGCGCACTTGGAAACCGTTCTGAATCAAGTACATATAAAATAAAAATAGCCGAACTTAATTATAGAATAAACGGTCGATACGAATTTGGCTTAAATACTCTCAAAGAACCATTAGTATCTAAACATGTTGAAAATCAACCCGCGCATGAATTAGGGTTACGCCCCGCAATATGGAATATACCCGATAATGCTGAGTATTTTACGAAAAGAGAACAATTAATAGATAAGATTACAGCTAATCTGCAAAACGCTGAATCAAAAGTTTTAGTAATTGCAGGACTGGAAGGATCCGGAAAAAGCCAAATTGCACTATACTATGCGAATACTAACAGAGAAAAATATAAAAGTATGATCAGATGGTTGAAAGCCAATGATGATGTTGTACTTGAAGCCGAATATAGAGACTTTGCAAAAACCTTGGGTATTAATACAGAGGAAAAAAATATAACGGAATTAATTGGATTAGTAAGAAGTGAGTTACAAGTAATACCGGGCTTATTATTGATATTTGACGGAGCACAAAATTATAAAAGTATTTCATCTTATATTCATAAACAATCAAATATACATATTTTGATTACATCAAGTAATCAAAATTGGGGAATATGGCCGTCCATTAATATAAGAAGATTCGAAGAAAATGAAGCAATAGAGTACATTTTTAAAATTATTGAAAAGGCAAGTAAGGAAGAGGTATGCCTTCTAACAAATAAGCTAGGATACTTTCCCTTGGCGTTAGCACAGGCGGCAACCTTTATAAAACAAAATAACTACTATCTTTCAATAAAAGAATATTTAAATATATACAAAACATGTTGGAATGAGCTTATGGCTCAGCCGGTTTTTCCACAAGATAATTATGATAAAACTATATTTTCTATATTAAATACCTCCTTAAAAAGAATTCAGGATAATATTCCGGCATTAGATTTGTTACGGCTCTGTGCTTATACACATCTAGATGGCATACCTTATGAATTTGCAGAGTCTTGGTTTAAAATGAAAGACGGACTGGATGAAGGTATAGCTAAGCTAAAAGTATGCCAGGCAATCTGCTTGCTTAAAAATTATTCCTTAATAGAAATAGATTCGAATCAGTTTTATGCTTATACTTTTTTTAAAAAATTAATAAAAGCTAGATATAAATTTGAGAATTATGAAAAAGAAATCATAGAAAATTTGCTAGTAAATTTAAATGATTTATCAATGATTCCTGATACCTATAAACCTACTTCATATCCACTTACTCAAGCGGACATGGGGGATACTATAAAGCCATTTAAAATAGATAAAGATGAGCAAGAGATAAATTTAGGGGTAAACAGATATATAACTTCATCTCCAACGCCCGTCTTAAATAAACTACCGAATAAAAGGGGTTTTGATGAGCTTAAACAAGCAGGAATTAGCAGAAGTAGAGATCATAAAATAAACACACCTCCGTTGAAAAAGCAAAATCGAACTGAAACGCCTTTACAACATCCGTGCGTCATTGAAAAAACCAAGAAAAAAGCAGGGATACAATTTTAA
- a CDS encoding ABC transporter transmembrane domain-containing protein, giving the protein MNKENYIYLSIKYLLSLIKRQKFHELLSIAFITLFISTSNALVPIFYKYVIDEILVKQAQLVDRFTIAVVLFVGLYSIIFIASQVCWPIRKFLFSNFMLKLEQTMLEDIFKSLKAIDIQQTQLQSNGVVINYIDRGQHALRKLFMDFIYYSAHHFIKLVTILLVLIKMANIKYIAILSIFTLIYLLFTIHLQNKFPIYLEKVKYFRDKLSALTIDYLNHKQIKPQNLYIELLNRRQSEEKKLNLFICANKALQHFSYSFAIALIFCICANDLIREKITVGDMVMINSFAINFFNPIRSLGYLLEDFNKDIFDINNICLLIARNSFKGDKYTKMHLKLTS; this is encoded by the coding sequence ATGAATAAAGAAAATTATATATATTTATCAATTAAGTATTTGCTAAGCTTAATAAAAAGACAAAAATTTCATGAACTATTAAGTATTGCATTCATAACATTGTTTATATCTACATCCAATGCATTAGTTCCAATATTTTACAAATATGTAATTGATGAAATTCTGGTTAAGCAAGCCCAGCTGGTAGATAGATTTACAATTGCAGTAGTTTTATTTGTAGGATTGTATTCTATTATATTCATAGCATCTCAAGTATGCTGGCCTATAAGGAAGTTTTTATTCTCAAACTTTATGCTCAAGCTAGAGCAAACTATGCTTGAAGATATCTTCAAGAGCTTAAAAGCTATAGATATCCAGCAAACCCAGTTGCAATCAAATGGAGTGGTTATAAATTATATTGATAGAGGACAGCATGCCTTAAGAAAGCTGTTCATGGATTTTATTTATTATTCAGCTCATCATTTCATAAAGCTTGTTACTATCTTGCTGGTTTTGATTAAGATGGCTAATATAAAGTATATCGCTATACTTAGCATTTTTACCTTAATATACCTATTATTTACAATTCACTTACAAAATAAATTTCCTATTTATTTAGAAAAAGTAAAGTATTTTAGAGATAAATTATCAGCATTAACTATCGATTATCTAAATCATAAACAGATAAAACCTCAAAATTTATATATTGAGTTATTAAATAGACGACAATCTGAAGAAAAGAAATTGAATCTCTTTATTTGTGCAAATAAGGCTTTGCAACACTTTTCATATTCTTTTGCAATAGCTCTTATATTTTGTATATGTGCTAACGATTTAATTAGGGAAAAAATTACTGTAGGTGATATGGTAATGATTAATAGCTTTGCTATAAATTTTTTCAACCCTATAAGGTCATTAGGGTATCTATTAGAAGATTTTAATAAAGATATATTTGATATCAATAACATCTGTTTATTAATTGCAAGAAATAGCTTTAAAGGAGATAAATATACTAAAATGCATTTAAAGTTAACTTCTTAA
- a CDS encoding IS6 family transposase, with the protein MYKMHKYPSEIIRYVVILYHRYCLSLRDISEILLYRNIEVSYESNRKWNKKFGRIIANNIRSKRQYAPQDKWHLDEMRVVIGGEVFWLYWAIDSNGEELDIFLQNRRNTKAVKRFFKKLLKRCGFVPKTIATDKLKSYVSAKRHILKSTEHRKHKRLNNLIENSHQPTRQKERLMRKFKDPGATQLFLSSCDQYLNLLKVGRYKFRAENYRQKMKAAFALYNEATSVHYNA; encoded by the coding sequence ATGTATAAGATGCATAAGTATCCTTCTGAAATAATAAGATATGTTGTTATACTATATCACAGGTATTGTTTAAGTTTGAGAGACATATCTGAAATACTGTTATACAGGAATATAGAGGTAAGCTATGAAAGCAATAGGAAATGGAATAAGAAGTTTGGGCGGATAATAGCAAATAATATACGCAGCAAAAGACAATATGCTCCCCAAGATAAATGGCATTTAGATGAGATGAGAGTAGTAATAGGAGGAGAAGTTTTTTGGTTATATTGGGCAATAGATAGTAATGGGGAAGAGCTGGATATTTTCCTGCAAAATAGAAGGAATACCAAAGCAGTTAAGAGATTTTTTAAGAAGCTACTTAAGAGATGTGGCTTTGTCCCAAAGACAATAGCAACTGATAAGTTAAAGAGCTATGTTTCTGCTAAGAGGCATATACTTAAATCTACTGAACATAGGAAGCATAAGCGATTAAATAACTTAATAGAAAACTCGCATCAACCTACTAGGCAAAAAGAACGCCTAATGAGGAAATTTAAGGACCCAGGAGCTACACAGCTATTTTTATCATCATGTGATCAATATTTAAATTTATTAAAAGTAGGTAGATATAAGTTTAGAGCAGAAAATTATAGGCAAAAAATGAAGGCAGCTTTTGCATTATATAATGAAGCTACCTCTGTACATTACAATGCTTAA
- a CDS encoding ATP-binding cassette domain-containing protein: MNYLYSANVRLAEFLYTPMYYVLLPANFIMLPIYNSIATYSLFESIVGRNSVIINTGIPLLISTAAGLAIYSIDTYIGSGNDSLFINYLSLNSYDINKDEQWKQFNVFILNFISFSILSELIKTIERYISDKLTLSLAREAEDATDKKVYSNQNLIKISSQSDNKNDYPNISYSCILILSRTGSYLTKGASTVIQASIGAFMLFQLHPILPILSIIYGGVTQIVGKLISKKIAELETLVTDNVNRRQKPLKQHSINESVKLVTSGAEKLNLKYLTETKSEERSLKNKKIILEKLLSFVNNTASVLNVGIRWYVSGLMFYKEIIKPGDRAIIEIGMLKINQSFSYILEIAPELANTMGHIKKVRAFQDKLKDLSNLKDDKIIKSYEEGVFKIKQLAMFKDKKLLFQVDKLECKTGDRCVIYGSTGCGKSTFFAKIKSLNITQNYIAEGYITYPDKNKEKNIILVSQEDYIPFEQSIYQFIYLPEILPKKLVELKLLKAQINDLLQEAEIFEELRYRLEPEINSSRDNIDQVNSLSGGQKKILKLIGAIVHKPSVLILDETIKSLDPGSKGRIYQMLDTYLRDTIIISSYHKDRAESKRDKFYNIECFIKNGFSAEIKYYSKKNKDIQEISL, translated from the coding sequence ATGAATTATTTATATTCTGCAAACGTCAGGTTAGCCGAATTTTTATACACGCCAATGTACTATGTCCTCTTACCGGCTAATTTTATTATGCTTCCGATATATAATAGTATCGCTACCTATTCGTTATTTGAAAGTATAGTCGGTAGAAATTCCGTTATCATTAATACGGGTATTCCCTTACTTATATCCACGGCGGCTGGATTAGCAATATATAGTATTGATACATATATCGGTTCCGGTAATGATAGCTTGTTTATAAATTACTTAAGTTTAAATAGTTATGATATTAACAAAGATGAACAATGGAAACAATTTAATGTGTTCATATTGAATTTTATAAGTTTTTCGATTCTTAGCGAGTTAATTAAAACTATTGAAAGGTATATAAGTGATAAGCTTACTCTATCTTTAGCCAGAGAAGCTGAAGACGCAACTGATAAAAAGGTATACAGTAATCAGAATCTAATCAAAATTTCGTCTCAATCAGATAATAAAAATGATTATCCCAACATTTCATATTCTTGTATATTGATTTTAAGCAGAACCGGCAGCTATTTAACTAAAGGAGCATCAACTGTTATACAAGCAAGCATAGGGGCTTTCATGCTGTTCCAGTTACATCCGATCTTACCTATATTGTCTATAATATATGGAGGAGTAACTCAAATTGTTGGCAAATTGATATCTAAAAAAATAGCTGAACTTGAAACTTTGGTTACTGACAATGTCAACAGAAGGCAGAAACCTTTAAAACAGCACAGTATAAACGAATCCGTAAAATTAGTAACATCAGGAGCGGAAAAGTTAAACTTAAAATATCTTACGGAAACTAAGTCAGAAGAGCGCAGTTTAAAAAATAAAAAAATAATATTGGAAAAGCTATTATCTTTTGTTAATAACACAGCTTCCGTACTTAATGTGGGAATAAGGTGGTATGTATCAGGCTTAATGTTTTATAAAGAAATAATTAAACCGGGAGATAGAGCTATAATAGAAATTGGGATGTTAAAAATTAACCAATCATTTTCATATATATTGGAGATAGCACCGGAGCTTGCTAATACTATGGGTCATATTAAGAAAGTAAGAGCATTTCAAGACAAGTTAAAAGATTTAAGTAATCTAAAAGATGATAAAATTATAAAAAGTTATGAAGAAGGGGTGTTTAAAATTAAACAATTAGCAATGTTTAAAGATAAAAAGTTATTATTCCAAGTTGATAAGTTGGAATGCAAAACAGGAGACCGCTGTGTTATATACGGTTCAACAGGTTGCGGGAAAAGTACTTTCTTTGCTAAAATTAAATCTTTAAATATTACACAAAATTATATAGCAGAAGGATATATAACATACCCTGACAAAAATAAAGAAAAAAATATTATATTAGTTAGCCAGGAGGATTATATTCCTTTTGAGCAATCTATCTATCAATTCATATATCTACCTGAAATATTACCTAAAAAGTTAGTTGAATTAAAGCTGTTAAAGGCGCAGATAAACGATCTGTTGCAGGAGGCTGAAATATTTGAAGAACTACGCTATAGGTTAGAACCTGAAATTAATAGTTCTAGAGATAATATAGATCAAGTTAATTCATTAAGCGGGGGGCAAAAAAAAATATTAAAGCTTATTGGAGCCATAGTCCATAAACCCTCAGTTTTAATACTAGATGAAACTATAAAATCTTTGGATCCAGGTTCTAAGGGAAGAATATATCAAATGCTTGATACTTACCTTAGAGATACAATTATAATATCAAGTTACCATAAAGATAGAGCCGAAAGTAAAAGAGACAAATTTTATAATATAGAATGTTTTATAAAAAATGGCTTTAGTGCAGAGATAAAGTATTATAGTAAAAAAAATAAAGATATACAGGAGATTAGTCTGTAA
- a CDS encoding helix-turn-helix domain-containing protein, whose product MRVKDNQLDVILQKLMANVKITDTQLSKELKVPSSVVNQILNKGKISPRLSTLTHIAKYFDVTVAQLIGEVPINTKYDLFHCLPHKNIKSSFKWVAELYKEAVDFTISFLEDNTTYSSINAEQTITIINEIYYYSIKKDLNKIDHDFAHWYLNFIIKQILT is encoded by the coding sequence ATGAGAGTTAAAGATAATCAATTGGATGTGATTTTACAAAAATTAATGGCAAATGTGAAAATTACCGATACTCAATTATCTAAAGAACTTAAAGTACCTAGCTCAGTTGTGAATCAAATATTAAATAAGGGTAAAATATCTCCTAGGCTCAGTACCTTAACGCATATAGCAAAGTATTTTGATGTAACAGTTGCTCAATTAATTGGTGAAGTGCCTATAAATACAAAGTATGATTTATTTCATTGTTTACCGCATAAAAACATTAAATCCTCATTTAAATGGGTAGCTGAGTTATATAAGGAGGCAGTGGATTTTACTATTTCATTTTTAGAGGATAATACTACTTATAGCTCAATTAATGCAGAGCAGACAATCACAATAATAAATGAGATATATTATTACTCAATTAAAAAAGATTTGAACAAAATTGATCATGATTTTGCCCATTGGTATTTAAATTTTATTATAAAACAGATATTAACCTAA
- a CDS encoding DDE-type integrase/transposase/recombinase, with amino-acid sequence MYGKWLYLYRAIDSNKNTIDFYLSKTRNHKAAKLFLTKLLNKKNTYEPKSITVDANHSYTLALLQKEGKFINTTLRKNKYLNNIIEQYQRRVKWKTKDAMGYHSYKTAYRGIETMTMLLKEQLYHLHKSSPINIKYFIERQFNLTTPAYIF; translated from the coding sequence ATATACGGTAAGTGGTTATACTTGTACAGAGCAATTGATAGTAACAAAAACACTATAGATTTCTACTTAAGCAAGACACGTAATCACAAAGCAGCTAAATTATTTTTAACTAAATTGCTCAATAAGAAAAATACTTATGAACCAAAAAGTATCACGGTAGATGCTAATCACTCATATACTTTAGCTTTGCTACAAAAAGAAGGTAAGTTTATTAATACAACTCTTAGAAAGAACAAATACTTAAATAACATAATTGAGCAATATCAAAGACGAGTAAAATGGAAAACCAAAGATGCTATGGGTTATCATAGTTATAAAACAGCCTATCGAGGCATTGAGACAATGACCATGTTATTAAAGGAGCAGCTTTATCACTTGCATAAAAGCTCACCTATAAATATTAAATACTTTATTGAGAGACAATTTAATTTAACTACTCCTGCTTATATATTCTAA